A window of Salvia splendens isolate huo1 chromosome 8, SspV2, whole genome shotgun sequence genomic DNA:
tgcTTGAGTTGACACTATCCTAAAAACACTTTGAAATATTGACCCATTTTGCTTTTATAAATAGATTATTTTCGATTACACAAATGTGTATTTTGACATAGTTTAATATGCAtccttattatttttaaatgctAGATACTGTTGTTATTAGCATGTAGTATAAGAACAAATCTTTTAAATCTAAAATTCTTCAAAATAATGATATATTCAATTTTTGTTCCATTCATACGTAGCATATACTCTACATTCTGATAAATCCCATAATTTAAACATGGCTATGACAGTGTCCTACTCAAGTTCTTGCAAAGAAATTCAAATATCccatgattaaaaaaattagtaaaaatagTAAATATAGATAAAATCATCTGGTGCTTATGTGTAGGAGTCTATGTAGTTATATACTTACAGAACTATAGAAATAAAGAGGTAGCATAAGTAATTAGGCTTTAcagaaaattattaaaaaaataaaagtatgactAAAGAAGAAGAATGGTGGGAATATCATCACCACAGATGATGAGCAACAACACAATTCAGGCTTGCAGCAGCTGATCTTCCATGAAATTTGTTGTCTCTGAAGCTAAAAACACCGTTATCTACGAGCTGAAAGCCCTGCTAGAAGTTTCATTATTGCCACGGCACTGTCTCAGCTGTTCCTTAAGACTACGAACGAGATCATTTAAACTTTGGATGTTCTTCTCTTGGGACAGAATAATCTGCACAAGTCGATGAATACAGCTCACACATACGTGTTAGCGCCTATATTTAGTTCGATGATACCTCACTAAGTCATACTGTAAAAGAACTGCAAAACCAAGCTTTGAACATGCAACCCGACTACAAGGTGGCTGAACAGAACATAAACATCAGCATAAGTAGCTGTCTTGAAAACTACCCTTTGAAAGTCAGTCCTTGATATCTATGATCACTGGGTTTCTATTCACATCAGAAGTCACAAATTCATACCAAATCTAACTAATattccattttcaaatcttacAGCAACATATTAGCTTGTTCTATTATCGCTTGCTTACAGCAAcggaacacaaaaacataagcACGAGTCAGGATGAGGCCAACAAGCATCAATATGCATATCTTCAATCAAGCTACCAAGAAGATTTCTTCTTGGAGCTACGAACAGTCTATAATTCTATATTGAACAATGTCTCAAAAACATTCCCATGTAAAGTGGTCGATGTATTTAACACGTAAGACAACAAGCACGATGTATGAATGGATCTCCCATCAGAACAAGGATATCAACATGATTGGTTAGGATGGTTCTTAGCAAGAGACGACATAAGATCAGCGATGATGATTACCTTCTCTTTGATATTTTCTTCTCGTTGCTGTATCCTCTGCTGCTTCTGAGATTCCCTCGGGGTTGCAATTGCATCGACATCACTCACTAGCTGTTGCCTCCACTCGAATTGAGACGTGATAATCAATATAACCAACACACAAACAAGCAGCACTGGCCTCGACATATTTCCTATCTAGCAAAGAACATGAAAAAACACCCATCAACAATCAAACGGTTACAAGCTAACAAAAATTAAATCTTTGAATATCGAAATGTATAAAAACATagcttcaaaattcaaaacaaacatCATCCAACTTATTTAATTACATTTCCTTTCACTCCCCAATTGCCTAAACAGAGCCTCAAAATAGCTGATTATAACACTTTTATCCCTAATTCACCACTTAACCAACTAAATTTAGCATCAAATCATAAATCCCCAATTCTGCAAAATCCTCGAACttaaataaaaatctaaaatgtgCAAAATCAACCAGAATTAACACCATGGTTGGAAATAGAATACTTCCATATTGAAGAAAAAAGCATCAAAATGCGTATAATCATAGATACAAAGAACTTACAGATCAGGGCTCAGTTTTGACATAAATAGCATCCAAGTAAGAACTCGAATCGGAGAATCACAAAGCTCGCTTCAAGAAAAGTTGAGGTACACCCCAATTTGTGGCTCTAGGGCTTTTTGTTGAGAAAACTCAAAAGGGAAGCATGTGATCAAGAATACTACAGATTACTGAAGTGTGATTACGATATTAATTGTAGGACTAACAGTAATGGAAGaagatttagagagagagagagatgactGATCCGTCTCTCCACCAATAATTGTTAATTACCCTTTTTACGTTTATGGTTGAATTTCGTGTAAGATTTTGAATTGGGAAAATTTATCGAGTAAAAATACCAAATATTTCTAAATCTGTCCAATCTatggaataaataaaattttgtctatatttgaaaattagAGACATTTAATTTCATTGTCAAAGAAATTCCAAGTCTGCCCAATtcattgaataaataaaattttgtctATATATGAAAATTTAGAGACATTTAATTCCATTTCAGTGTAATTAGGACAAACTTTAGGGTGCATTTGTAATTAATTGTctctaaatattatttttgatgATAATTTTGTCATCGTTGAACATGATGTAGAATCCGATTATgagttaataaataaaatgcgaGAATGAATTATGAGTTTATCTCACTCATAATCTCATGCGTGAATAATACAAAGAATACGGAATAAATGAGAAGCGTAAGGCAAACTAATCAAGCAATAAACCAATACTATTCGTTTACAATTCACACCATCATACAACTACACACATCATATATGATCTCACTTTTTTACATTTCAAAACTTGGATCACAAATTCTTCAACAACTCTATAAACATTCAGGCAAAGACAACCACACCAGTAGATACCAAGCGAATACGATGATCAACACGTACCATTAAGATCCGTGGATGTAGTCTCGCCCGAGGAGCAATACCAACAGAGAGATTAACATAACAAACACGAAAAACATGAAGGGGAGAGATATGCTTCTTGTACGCGATGATCTGTCGCCTAGGCTTGGATCTTCGCGAGTTTGCGTTGCAAGCTCATATATTCCGAAATGCTTTGTCCCATGAGATCCCATTCTATGCCGCCTGAGCCTGAGGCGCCGGTTCGCTGTCCCTTGCGAAGGGAGGACAGACAGGGCATCTTGAGCCGTGTTGAACGAAGATTCATCGAGCTTGATTATGTCGTCTTTCATTATGTCGGCGTAGCAATCGTCTACCTACAAGAGATCATGAAATTTGCAAACTTCATGGAGGGAGGGAAGGATGATACGTTGATACAAACCACTCTGAGGCTACTTACAGGGTGAGAGGATTCGTTCGTTACTTTCTCTTCCGACTCAGAGCCCGTGTCGAGCTGCTCCACTGAGTGAGAGTTGAGGCTGCTGCTACAATCCTTGGAACAACAACTACCTGCAGTCTTGGCCCCATCAACGAGGGCGGATTGATCGACACCAGATAAAAATGGTGCACTATTATGAACCGCTGTGGAGCCCCCTTCATCGCTCCCTTGATTTTCGTTTAAATGGAACTCCTTATTCCTCCGGAGGCGACACACTACCATAGCATCCTATGTTCAACATAAACTCATATGATTTACAACTCTCTCGGTTTCAGACAAACGAGAGGGAGAACGAAGCTACTCACCTCAGATTTCTCACTTGTGGTGTACTCGTGCATTATCCACTCTGTCCTCTGCCCTTTTGGTGCCCGGCCCGTGTGGAACACGAGAGTCCTCTTCGTGCCAATCTGAGTCGAACCAGACTTGACGCTGCGCTCCTTCCCAGTCGCCTTCCAGTAACCGGACACAGTTGCCCTTTTACTCTGAGAGCCATTCGGATACTTCCTTCCACGAGGCGAGAAGAAGAACCATTCGTTGTCTGACTGTATCACCGATTGAGCTGGTTTCATTTCAATCAGACAACACCAATCAAATCCGCAATCCCCACTACAAATGCTACTCATATAAACACACATTCCTAATTCATACTCCACATATACTTTCACATTACATAAAATGTAGATGTCATATATACTTCACATAGTCCACCAAAATCCCCTcaaacaaatactactactactcatGTTCATATCATCATTTTTGTGTCATTTCATCAATCTATATAGCATAAACACATTCTAAATACCAAATATATAACCATGTACATACACAAATCTAATTTGATCAACCATGTACATTCAACTCGAATACGAGACAACTCACACGTGTATATAAGGTGAAGGAACGGAAACCTGGTAAATCCCAAGGTTCATGTCTACATATATCGACTTCGGGAATGACGTCGACTCCGTCGGGGGAGCCGTGCAACTTCTTCTTGAGATAATACTGAAGCAACTCCTCGTCGGTAGGCGAGAACCGGAAACCGGGAAACATCGACGAAGCCTCCGCTATCGAGATTTCCATCGGAATGTTGCTTACGGATCTCTCCTCCTTGATTTCACACTCGTTTTctatcatatttattattattattattatttccgAATCAAATCAAGTAGTAGAATTTTGGATTGGGAGGGGAGGGGATTGGAATATGTCTGAATTGATTGGGTGAAGAAACGAACACGATGCTGAAGTGATGCACACAAACAAGTTTCTTCCATTTCTTCTGCTCTGTGTTTGTTACAGAGCCAATACAGAGTGAGCGTGAAGATCACGTGATGAGACCACGTGGGCGCTTCGCATGCGATTTCCATCGCCACGTCGGATGACACGTGTCAGGGGTTTTGTCTCGCTGCTGCGCCGAAATTCTTGAATTCCTCACGTTCTACTTGAATATTGTGAATTGGGAAATTTAGTTTTTCAAATTGGCAGTTTCAGATTATGACGAATAAACTTATGATCTCTTATGGTCCAAGAAAATCATGGCAAAGGGTTTATATatctaaattttgaatttgagatATTGAAAACATGGCTTTTTATCTATTTCATCCAGCGGTGAttgttttttaatgttgtgCATTTATTCA
This region includes:
- the LOC121743783 gene encoding uncharacterized protein LOC121743783 translates to MSRPVLLVCVLVILIITSQFEWRQQLVSDVDAIATPRESQKQQRIQQREENIKEKIILSQEKNIQSLNDLVRSLKEQLRQCRGNNETSSRAFSS
- the LOC121743782 gene encoding NAC domain-containing protein 40-like translates to MIENECEIKEERSVSNIPMEISIAEASSMFPGFRFSPTDEELLQYYLKKKLHGSPDGVDVIPEVDICRHEPWDLPAQSVIQSDNEWFFFSPRGRKYPNGSQSKRATVSGYWKATGKERSVKSGSTQIGTKRTLVFHTGRAPKGQRTEWIMHEYTTSEKSEDAMVVCRLRRNKEFHLNENQGSDEGGSTAVHNSAPFLSGVDQSALVDGAKTAGSCCSKDCSSSLNSHSVEQLDTGSESEEKVTNESSHPVDDCYADIMKDDIIKLDESSFNTAQDALSVLPSQGTANRRLRLRRHRMGSHGTKHFGIYELATQTREDPSLGDRSSRTRSISLPFMFFVFVMLISLLVLLLGRDYIHGS